In a genomic window of Mucilaginibacter sp. KACC 22063:
- a CDS encoding MG2 domain-containing protein — MQSSSSFINRRNIVIAAVVVAIAITAIFILSRHKKKNYDRDFSKYIQSYTAGVISRAGTIRIKFADQVQVTHSQNEEIKKSLFDISPSVNGKAYWIDAQTIEFRPEKELEPDKKYEVDFALGDLVKVDDKLEHFTFGLQTIKPDFTVSFDGLQSATATSLDKMKFTGSVQTADVEDAKKVEKMLSANYTSPVSVTWHHNKINKTHQFVINNLKRANGAASKLQVKWDGDAIDVDKKGAEDIDVPAVGDFKLLQIKAVQDQDQYVLYQFSNPIKVGQELRGLIGLNNVNDLAYTIEGSQIKMYGPEHLEGNYTAVANEGIEDIVNKKITKTYTANVFFENRLPKVTIPGKGVILPDSGKLMMPFEATNLSAVDVTIIKVYENNVPQYFQNNGFDGENQLRQVGRPVVQKTIRLDDDKGLNLKKKNRFMLDIDHLMRTEPGAIYRVVIGFRKSYSLYNCSAGGGTTGNSNSDSEYYDDEGGSSGNATGIDEDDEFWQRYDNYYPDGYNWSERDDVCSESYYTKDKWATRNIIASNIGLITKRGNDNSMLIAVTNILDAQPMSGVTLQLLDYQKQVLWQGTSDGDGFAKLVLKRKPYLLIAKKDDERGYLKLDDGSALPLSRFDVGGEQIQNGLKGFIYGERGVWRPGDSIFVSFILEDKLKTLPPDHPVEFEFYNPQGQLYKKMVRTTSVDGFYSFRTATTTSAPTGNWNVKIKVGGAIFEKGIKVETIMPNRLKLSLNFGNQTELTKGHTTGLLNAKWLFGGTAQNLKAKVDAFLSPQTTAFKGFDGYVFDDPTQSFGTQTQNVFDGKLDENGNANIDADINLEKQAPGQLRANFLVKVFEPGGNFSINQVSMPYNIFNGYVGIKVPQGSALSGMLTTDADHIIDIADVNTKGQLFGGSRKVNVELYKVQWRWWWDETGNELSNFTQNQYNKLITTETVQLNNGRGKWKLRVPQADWGRYLIRVTDPETGHTTGKLIYIDWPNWAERLQQDNPTEAAMLSFTSDKKSYKVGEEGTLTIPTSSNGRALVSFENGSKIVKTVWIDTRKGQTQYKFKVDEDMAPNVFINVTLLQHHNQTVNDLPIRMYGAIPITVENPETVLKPVISMPDKIRPETTSSITVSEASGKEMTYTIAIVDEGILDLTNFKTPDPHEAFYAREALGVKTWDLFDYVIGAFGGGLERILSIGGDQALGNNKNTTVNRFKPVVKYLGPFHLNKGETQTKRFTLPQYIGSVRAMVIAGHNGSYGFAEKAVAVKKPLMILATLPRVLGPSEKFELPVTVFAMENNIKNVTVQVQSNAFTSTGGNTQTLTFTKPGDQLATFNLDVKDFVGVGKVRIIAKSGGETAVQDVEMEIRNPNPPIVRTIVKELKAGETWDAAYSPVGMTGTNKATLEVSAIPPINLSKRLGYLLEYPYGCVEQTTSAGFPQLYLNQLIDLSQKQKANLERNLRATVARLGGFQVPGGGLSYWPNGGEPDEWGTNYAGHFMLMAQAKGYTLPVGFLENWKKYQRQKALNWTPDSRSFYGADLTQSYRLYLLALAGAPELGAMNRLKEFKYISVSAKWRLAATYKLAGQPEVASQLISGLPTQVKPYDQLDYTYGSDERDQAMILETLTLMGRRKAASDVLRSVAAHLSEDRWYSTQTTAYALLAIAQYCGQNNSPYKLQFNYQANGNKGNVASPSYIWQAPLPANGGKMVVKNSGSNYLYVRLVQQGTPLPGQEQEAGNDPSVLQMQVNYLSMKGQPIDVASLKQGTDFVAQVTIKNPVGNGNYRNMALSQIFPSGWEILNTRMLNNDEVFKSSPSDYRDIRDDRVYTYFGLDEDTQVTYYVMLTAAYTGHYYLPGVYCEAMYKSSINALQKGRWVEVVK; from the coding sequence ATGCAATCCTCTTCCTCATTTATCAACCGGCGCAATATTGTTATTGCCGCAGTGGTTGTTGCAATTGCCATTACCGCTATTTTCATTCTTTCAAGGCACAAAAAGAAAAACTACGATCGCGATTTTAGCAAATACATCCAATCTTACACGGCTGGTGTAATTTCGCGCGCAGGTACCATCCGCATCAAATTTGCCGACCAGGTACAGGTAACACATTCGCAAAATGAAGAAATCAAGAAAAGTCTTTTTGATATTTCACCATCTGTAAATGGGAAGGCGTATTGGATAGATGCGCAAACCATCGAGTTCAGGCCGGAGAAGGAACTTGAGCCCGACAAAAAATACGAAGTTGATTTTGCCTTAGGCGACCTGGTTAAAGTAGATGACAAGCTGGAGCATTTTACCTTTGGCCTGCAAACTATAAAACCGGACTTTACCGTGAGCTTTGATGGCTTGCAATCTGCCACCGCAACTTCGCTTGATAAAATGAAATTTACCGGCAGTGTACAAACCGCTGATGTTGAAGATGCAAAGAAAGTTGAAAAAATGCTTTCAGCTAATTATACATCGCCTGTAAGCGTAACCTGGCATCATAATAAAATAAATAAAACCCACCAGTTTGTTATTAATAATCTTAAGCGTGCAAATGGCGCTGCATCAAAGTTGCAGGTCAAATGGGATGGGGATGCGATTGATGTAGATAAGAAGGGGGCTGAAGATATTGATGTGCCTGCTGTAGGCGATTTTAAATTGTTGCAGATAAAAGCGGTACAAGATCAGGATCAGTACGTGCTTTACCAGTTCTCGAACCCGATAAAAGTTGGACAGGAACTGCGCGGCCTTATTGGCTTGAATAATGTAAATGACCTTGCTTATACTATTGAAGGCAGCCAGATCAAAATGTATGGCCCCGAGCATTTGGAAGGCAATTACACAGCCGTTGCTAATGAAGGTATAGAAGATATTGTTAACAAAAAGATAACAAAGACCTATACCGCAAATGTGTTTTTTGAAAACCGCCTGCCTAAGGTAACTATACCGGGCAAAGGGGTGATCTTGCCTGATTCGGGCAAGCTGATGATGCCCTTTGAGGCAACTAACCTTAGTGCTGTTGACGTAACTATTATAAAGGTTTATGAAAATAATGTGCCGCAGTATTTTCAAAATAACGGTTTCGATGGCGAGAACCAGTTAAGGCAGGTAGGCAGGCCGGTAGTGCAGAAAACCATTCGCCTTGATGACGACAAGGGGCTTAACCTGAAAAAGAAAAACCGATTTATGCTGGATATTGACCACCTGATGCGCACCGAACCTGGGGCAATCTACAGGGTGGTGATAGGTTTCAGGAAATCATACTCTTTATATAATTGCAGCGCCGGAGGTGGTACAACAGGCAATAGTAATAGCGACAGTGAGTATTACGACGATGAAGGCGGTAGTTCAGGTAATGCAACAGGCATAGACGAAGATGATGAGTTTTGGCAGCGGTATGACAATTATTATCCGGACGGCTACAATTGGTCTGAACGTGATGATGTTTGTTCAGAATCATACTACACCAAAGATAAATGGGCAACCCGTAATATTATAGCGTCAAACATAGGCCTTATTACCAAGCGTGGTAACGATAACAGCATGCTGATTGCTGTTACCAATATATTGGATGCACAGCCGATGAGCGGCGTTACACTGCAACTGCTCGATTATCAGAAACAGGTGTTGTGGCAAGGTACCTCTGACGGTGACGGTTTTGCAAAACTGGTATTAAAGAGAAAGCCATATTTACTGATCGCTAAAAAAGACGACGAACGCGGCTACCTGAAACTGGATGATGGAAGCGCACTGCCTTTGTCGCGTTTTGATGTAGGCGGCGAGCAAATTCAAAATGGGCTGAAGGGCTTTATTTATGGAGAAAGAGGCGTGTGGCGTCCCGGCGACTCCATTTTCGTTTCGTTTATTCTTGAAGATAAACTGAAAACCTTACCGCCAGATCATCCGGTCGAGTTTGAGTTTTATAATCCACAGGGGCAGTTATACAAAAAAATGGTGCGCACCACCTCTGTTGATGGCTTTTACTCATTCCGCACGGCTACCACTACCAGCGCCCCAACCGGTAACTGGAATGTGAAAATAAAAGTAGGCGGAGCGATATTTGAAAAAGGCATTAAGGTAGAAACCATTATGCCAAACCGGCTTAAATTAAGTCTGAACTTTGGCAACCAGACAGAACTTACCAAAGGGCATACCACAGGTTTGTTAAATGCAAAATGGCTGTTCGGTGGTACGGCTCAAAATTTAAAGGCAAAGGTAGATGCTTTCCTTTCGCCGCAGACAACTGCTTTTAAAGGCTTTGATGGCTATGTGTTTGATGATCCTACACAATCTTTCGGTACACAAACGCAAAATGTATTTGATGGTAAGCTGGATGAAAATGGTAATGCCAATATTGATGCGGACATCAATCTTGAAAAACAGGCGCCGGGACAGTTACGCGCTAACTTCCTGGTAAAGGTATTTGAGCCGGGCGGAAATTTCAGCATTAACCAGGTATCAATGCCTTATAATATCTTCAATGGTTATGTAGGTATAAAGGTTCCGCAGGGAAGTGCATTAAGCGGGATGCTAACCACAGATGCCGATCACATCATTGATATAGCAGATGTAAATACCAAAGGCCAGTTATTTGGCGGTAGCCGTAAGGTTAATGTGGAGCTATATAAAGTGCAATGGCGCTGGTGGTGGGATGAAACCGGTAATGAGCTAAGCAACTTCACCCAAAACCAGTATAATAAGCTGATCACCACTGAAACGGTACAGCTAAATAATGGCCGAGGCAAGTGGAAGCTACGTGTTCCGCAGGCAGACTGGGGGCGGTACCTGATCAGGGTGACCGATCCGGAAACCGGGCACACCACCGGCAAACTAATCTATATCGACTGGCCAAACTGGGCCGAACGCCTGCAGCAGGATAACCCTACCGAAGCAGCCATGCTTTCTTTTACATCAGATAAAAAGAGCTACAAGGTTGGCGAAGAAGGAACACTTACCATACCAACAAGCAGCAACGGCAGAGCTTTGGTAAGCTTTGAAAATGGTAGCAAGATTGTTAAAACGGTTTGGATAGATACCCGCAAAGGTCAAACACAATATAAGTTTAAGGTAGATGAAGATATGGCGCCAAACGTTTTTATTAACGTTACGCTGCTGCAGCACCATAACCAAACCGTGAATGACCTGCCGATAAGGATGTATGGTGCTATACCGATAACCGTTGAAAATCCGGAGACCGTGCTTAAACCGGTAATCAGTATGCCGGATAAGATCCGTCCGGAAACTACGTCATCAATTACGGTTTCCGAAGCATCCGGAAAGGAAATGACCTACACCATTGCCATTGTTGACGAAGGTATACTTGATCTTACCAATTTTAAAACGCCAGACCCGCACGAGGCATTTTATGCCCGCGAAGCTTTGGGCGTTAAAACCTGGGATTTGTTTGATTATGTGATCGGTGCATTTGGCGGCGGTTTAGAGCGTATTCTTAGTATTGGCGGCGACCAGGCTTTAGGTAATAATAAAAATACAACAGTTAACAGGTTTAAACCGGTTGTTAAATATTTAGGGCCATTCCACTTAAATAAAGGCGAAACCCAAACCAAGCGTTTTACCTTGCCGCAATACATCGGCTCTGTAAGGGCAATGGTTATAGCCGGGCATAATGGAAGCTATGGTTTTGCTGAAAAAGCTGTAGCGGTTAAAAAGCCTTTGATGATATTGGCAACCTTGCCGCGCGTACTTGGCCCGTCAGAAAAGTTTGAACTGCCGGTTACGGTTTTCGCCATGGAAAATAACATCAAAAACGTAACTGTACAGGTACAATCAAACGCATTTACATCTACAGGCGGCAACACCCAAACACTAACATTTACAAAACCCGGAGATCAGCTGGCAACCTTTAACCTGGATGTGAAAGATTTTGTGGGAGTAGGTAAGGTACGTATCATAGCTAAAAGCGGCGGCGAAACCGCCGTACAGGATGTGGAGATGGAGATACGGAACCCTAATCCACCAATTGTACGTACCATTGTTAAAGAGTTAAAGGCAGGCGAAACCTGGGATGCTGCTTATTCGCCGGTTGGTATGACGGGTACTAACAAGGCAACTCTTGAGGTAAGCGCCATCCCGCCGATTAATCTTTCTAAGCGACTGGGTTATTTATTGGAGTATCCATATGGTTGTGTAGAGCAAACCACATCGGCCGGTTTCCCACAATTATATTTAAATCAACTGATAGACCTTAGTCAGAAACAGAAAGCCAACCTTGAGCGCAATTTGCGGGCAACGGTTGCAAGGCTGGGTGGTTTCCAGGTACCAGGCGGCGGATTAAGCTACTGGCCAAACGGCGGCGAGCCCGACGAATGGGGAACCAATTATGCGGGGCATTTTATGTTGATGGCACAAGCTAAAGGGTATACCTTACCGGTAGGCTTTTTGGAGAACTGGAAAAAATACCAGCGTCAAAAGGCATTAAACTGGACGCCTGATTCGCGCAGTTTCTATGGTGCAGACCTAACCCAATCATACAGATTATATCTGCTGGCATTAGCGGGTGCGCCTGAATTAGGTGCCATGAACAGGCTGAAAGAGTTTAAGTACATCAGCGTATCGGCCAAGTGGAGACTGGCTGCTACTTATAAACTTGCCGGCCAGCCCGAGGTTGCTTCTCAGCTTATCAGTGGTTTGCCTACGCAGGTAAAACCATATGACCAGCTGGATTATACCTATGGTTCAGACGAACGCGACCAGGCTATGATCCTGGAAACACTTACTTTAATGGGCCGCCGAAAGGCTGCATCTGATGTGTTGCGCTCCGTAGCGGCGCACCTGTCTGAAGACCGTTGGTACAGTACACAAACTACTGCTTATGCCTTGCTGGCCATAGCCCAGTATTGCGGTCAGAATAATTCTCCGTACAAATTGCAGTTTAATTACCAGGCCAATGGTAATAAAGGCAATGTGGCCTCGCCGTCTTATATCTGGCAGGCACCGCTTCCGGCAAACGGCGGCAAGATGGTTGTAAAGAACAGCGGCAGCAATTATTTGTATGTACGCCTTGTTCAGCAGGGTACGCCTTTGCCAGGGCAGGAGCAGGAAGCTGGTAATGATCCGAGCGTTCTGCAAATGCAGGTAAATTACCTGAGCATGAAAGGCCAGCCGATTGATGTTGCCAGCCTGAAACAAGGCACCGACTTTGTTGCACAGGTAACCATTAAAAATCCGGTTGGTAATGGCAATTACCGCAACATGGCGCTATCGCAAATATTCCCATCCGGATGGGAGATCTTAAATACCCGCATGCTGAATAACGATGAAGTATTTAAATCCTCACCGTCTGACTATCGCGATATTCGTGATGACAGGGTTTATACTTACTTTGGCTTAGATGAAGATACGCAGGTAACCTATTATGTAATGCTTACAGCAGCATATACCGGTCATTATTACCTGCCGGGTGTGTATTGCGAAGCCATGTATAAATCATCAATTAACGCATTGCAAAAAGGCAGATGGGTAGAAGTTGTGAAGTGA
- a CDS encoding DUF1735 domain-containing protein encodes MTKKKLLIGTVPFLLALALVSCKDRYVQPDFTKVPPIIELPVASLAGDGSGNSMNFGLTIGPSVDSYIYVNYAAPNPNTSDVTVTMAVDDAVLKKYNSVRDSDNQISSLPAGSYTAPTKITIPAGAGKVQYHVKFNTTLFDPAKTYGLPLKIVDGGGNTVSGNYGTLVMVVNAKNIYDGTYTMKGTITRNSATGPDTNLGGVIKSGVTTQLATLSATANSFSQYWRDGSSVGGIDGLRLSVDPTTNKVTVSSTGNATLKNTPGYNSHYDPATKTFYLAFDWGTAPSTRLAVDTLVYSGSR; translated from the coding sequence ATGACAAAGAAGAAATTATTAATAGGAACTGTGCCATTTCTGCTGGCCCTGGCGTTGGTATCCTGCAAAGACAGGTACGTGCAGCCTGATTTTACCAAAGTTCCGCCAATTATAGAGTTGCCTGTAGCAAGCCTTGCTGGTGATGGCAGTGGTAATTCAATGAATTTTGGTTTAACCATAGGGCCAAGTGTAGATAGCTATATCTATGTTAACTATGCTGCACCAAACCCTAACACCAGCGATGTTACAGTTACTATGGCTGTTGACGACGCTGTATTGAAAAAATACAATTCAGTTCGCGACAGTGATAACCAAATCAGCTCTCTTCCTGCGGGATCGTACACAGCTCCAACAAAAATTACAATACCGGCAGGTGCAGGTAAGGTTCAATATCATGTGAAATTTAACACTACCTTATTTGATCCTGCTAAAACTTACGGCTTGCCGTTAAAAATTGTTGACGGTGGCGGAAACACAGTAAGCGGTAATTATGGTACGCTGGTAATGGTTGTTAATGCTAAAAACATTTACGATGGGACTTACACTATGAAAGGAACCATTACACGTAACTCTGCAACCGGGCCGGATACCAATTTAGGTGGTGTCATTAAATCGGGCGTTACTACACAACTTGCCACACTTTCTGCAACTGCCAACTCTTTCAGCCAGTATTGGAGAGATGGAAGCAGTGTTGGAGGTATTGACGGATTAAGATTATCGGTAGATCCAACAACAAATAAAGTGACCGTATCATCAACAGGCAATGCTACTCTGAAAAATACTCCGGGTTACAACAGCCATTATGATCCGGCTACTAAAACATTCTATTTAGCTTTTGATTGGGGTACTGCTCCAAGCACAAGGTTAGCGGTAGATACATTGGTATACTCTGGTTCAAGATAA
- a CDS encoding SusD/RagB family nutrient-binding outer membrane lipoprotein — protein sequence MRKLYTLSALALTLALGACKKDYFDINTNPNNATSATPGLVLTNALNTTARVTTGSYDFYRFAGPWLGYWNFSGAYSGFLEERSYNITSNYAGATSPWANLYDNLEDYNYLEQQGKALGKPYFVAFAKTMKAFDYAYLVDFFNDVPYTQALQSTKIIRPQYDKGQAIYEDLSKQLDSAVVLLKSSTVASSDKAYDIIYGSDLTKWGKLANTIRLRLLLRQSEMPGREAYIKAEVAKIIANGYGFIGAGETANVQPGYSNTDGKQNPFYANFGYNASGNQQGGHQYYLAAQYGLYFYINNGDPRYTRFYTTINDGAGTTYEAHPFGPTATDAEKPQFISAIGPALTLNPDSTKGQDLFGASKPQPLITDFESLFLQAEAAQRGWITGTAETFYAAAVTQSFIKVGLTAADATTYMTEQPVANWNDPDNVGTGVSAEGTSYDKKLILIIRQKWAALNGFNDIEAWSDYRRLGLPADIPISNNPAATTRKIPVRMPYPQSEYNYNSQNVIAEGTINQFTSRVFWDVK from the coding sequence ATGAGAAAATTATATACATTATCAGCCTTAGCGCTAACGTTGGCGTTGGGAGCTTGTAAGAAGGATTATTTCGATATCAATACCAATCCAAATAATGCGACAAGTGCAACGCCGGGATTAGTATTAACTAACGCATTAAATACCACAGCCAGGGTTACCACCGGTTCTTACGACTTTTATCGCTTTGCGGGTCCGTGGCTTGGTTATTGGAACTTTAGCGGTGCGTATTCTGGTTTCCTTGAAGAGCGCAGCTATAATATCACTTCAAACTACGCAGGAGCAACAAGCCCATGGGCAAACCTTTATGATAATCTTGAAGATTACAATTACCTTGAGCAACAAGGCAAAGCTTTAGGCAAACCATACTTTGTAGCTTTTGCTAAAACGATGAAGGCATTTGACTATGCTTACCTGGTTGATTTTTTCAATGATGTGCCATACACACAAGCATTACAGTCAACTAAAATAATTCGTCCGCAGTATGATAAGGGCCAGGCTATATATGAAGATCTGTCAAAACAGTTAGATAGTGCTGTCGTGCTACTTAAGTCGTCAACTGTTGCAAGTTCTGATAAGGCTTATGATATTATTTATGGATCAGATTTAACCAAGTGGGGTAAATTAGCCAATACCATCAGGTTAAGGTTATTACTTCGCCAAAGTGAAATGCCGGGCCGTGAAGCTTATATTAAAGCTGAAGTTGCAAAGATTATTGCAAATGGTTACGGGTTTATAGGCGCAGGCGAAACAGCTAATGTACAGCCAGGTTATTCAAATACTGATGGCAAACAGAATCCGTTTTATGCCAACTTCGGTTATAATGCTTCAGGAAATCAACAAGGCGGACATCAATATTACCTTGCAGCACAATACGGGTTATATTTTTATATAAACAACGGTGACCCGCGTTATACAAGATTTTACACAACTATTAACGATGGGGCTGGCACTACTTATGAAGCTCATCCTTTTGGCCCTACAGCTACCGATGCGGAAAAGCCACAATTTATTTCAGCAATTGGCCCGGCACTTACGTTAAATCCAGATTCTACAAAAGGGCAGGATCTTTTTGGTGCAAGCAAGCCGCAGCCATTAATAACAGATTTTGAAAGTTTGTTTTTACAAGCCGAAGCTGCTCAACGTGGCTGGATAACTGGAACGGCAGAAACTTTTTATGCTGCTGCTGTAACACAATCTTTTATAAAAGTTGGCCTTACTGCTGCTGATGCAACTACTTATATGACCGAACAACCTGTTGCAAACTGGAATGATCCGGATAATGTTGGTACAGGTGTAAGTGCCGAAGGAACGTCTTATGATAAAAAGTTAATTCTAATTATCAGACAGAAATGGGCTGCTTTAAATGGCTTTAATGATATTGAAGCATGGTCAGATTACCGCCGTTTAGGTTTACCGGCTGACATTCCTATTTCAAACAACCCGGCTGCTACAACACGTAAAATTCCGGTTAGAATGCCGTATCCACAAAGCGAGTATAATTACAATTCACAAAATGTAATTGCTGAAGGTACAATCAACCAGTTTACTTCAAGGGTTTTCTGGGATGTTAAATAA
- a CDS encoding SusC/RagA family TonB-linked outer membrane protein → MNKFLRKCLWFLGFISAAANAQNVRITGKVIAREDGSALPGVTVAVRGTSTGTVTNAQGIYSLNVPSKNTTVSFSFIGYIRKDTTAAHGNNLNVTLSPDSKQLQEVVVTTALGIKRKAKELGYATQTVSAKDLTLSKPTNVAQGLSGKVAGLQITQANNQIDAGDQIRVVLRGNRSFVGNNQALLVVDGVTTSLNYLNSLNPNDVESVNVLKGATAAALYGSEASNGVIIVTTKRGNTDGGGSFTFTNTTMLNKLSYFPKLQSTFGGGTNQDAFGFPQFTPYENQNFGDRFDGSTRAIGRPLADGTSQMVVYQNLPDEKKKFFDTGLDVQNDVTYSGGDKNGSLFANVQHLDSKGTTPGDKANRTSIRLNGMRNYKDVLTINFNFDYTQRNYDKSYNQVYNNVINTPAEIPLTQYKDLNSLWGNPNNFYNDYYQSPYFGLQDQRQKERKDQVLGNLSLGYKATSWLDLLVRGGISTTYQYDKYTQAAFTYSDFAKASGKSIAVNDILSSTSANNQYLTRYNGDFLATFHKNVKDFSLRAIAGAQLIDDQKQYMSVGAGTLVIPNFYNVGNVSGIPSAGESMLRYRTFGLFGDLTVGYKDWLFLHGSGRQDKDSRLARGNRQFFYPAVDASFVFTDAIPALKNNHILSSGKLRAGISKVYTVQLDPYQLQSTFGVGGGFPYGNVAGFSVGNTVYDPTLKPEKSIQKEIGLDLGFLDNRITLETSAYTGVTSDQEIKTGINISNTTGFSSAVINTGSGRTSGIEVAIAASPVISLSNGFRWNVSVNYSYNTNKVLSVYQGLDRISIGNFNYIVQGLPYPQLVGSDYARDPQGRVIVSPVTGLPSQANTNVIFGQSNPKNILGLTTSFQFKGFTLAGTAELRSGAYFYNDFAGTLDFSGISYTSAETGRQRFVYPNSVIQTAPGVYVPNTNITTNSGSGDFWANAIRTGINSNYVTSADFIKIRELSLSYDVPARYLRGQKVIKKASIGLVGRNLFMFRPKSNIYTDPEINAQTDNAQGVSNLNQTPPTRLYGFTASIGF, encoded by the coding sequence ATGAATAAATTTTTACGAAAATGCTTATGGTTTCTGGGCTTTATTTCGGCAGCTGCCAATGCCCAGAACGTACGTATTACCGGTAAGGTAATAGCCAGGGAAGATGGCTCTGCACTTCCTGGCGTAACAGTTGCTGTAAGAGGAACAAGTACAGGTACTGTTACAAATGCTCAAGGTATATATTCCCTAAATGTACCTTCAAAAAATACCACTGTTTCATTTAGCTTTATTGGCTATATCAGAAAAGATACCACCGCAGCACATGGTAACAATCTTAATGTTACTCTTTCTCCGGATAGCAAACAACTGCAGGAAGTTGTTGTAACCACAGCTTTAGGTATTAAGCGTAAAGCAAAAGAGCTTGGTTATGCCACTCAAACAGTTAGCGCAAAAGATTTGACACTCAGTAAGCCAACTAACGTTGCTCAGGGTTTATCTGGTAAGGTGGCTGGTTTGCAAATTACACAAGCTAATAACCAGATTGATGCGGGCGACCAGATCCGCGTTGTTTTGCGTGGTAACCGTTCTTTTGTTGGTAACAACCAGGCACTATTAGTTGTTGATGGTGTTACCACATCTCTGAATTACCTTAACTCATTAAACCCTAATGATGTAGAGAGCGTTAACGTATTAAAAGGTGCCACTGCGGCGGCATTATATGGTTCAGAAGCTTCAAATGGTGTAATCATTGTAACTACTAAAAGAGGAAACACTGATGGTGGGGGTTCTTTTACCTTTACCAATACTACGATGTTAAACAAACTATCGTACTTTCCTAAGTTACAGTCTACATTTGGCGGTGGTACTAACCAGGATGCTTTTGGTTTCCCGCAATTTACTCCATATGAAAACCAGAACTTTGGTGACCGGTTTGACGGTAGCACCAGGGCTATTGGCCGTCCGTTAGCTGATGGAACCAGCCAGATGGTCGTATACCAAAATCTGCCAGATGAAAAGAAAAAATTCTTTGATACTGGTTTGGATGTTCAAAATGATGTTACTTATTCAGGTGGCGACAAAAACGGATCATTGTTTGCAAACGTCCAGCACCTTGATTCTAAAGGCACCACACCTGGTGATAAGGCCAACAGGACTTCTATCCGTTTAAACGGCATGCGTAATTATAAAGACGTATTAACGATTAATTTCAATTTCGATTATACTCAACGTAATTACGATAAGTCTTACAACCAGGTTTATAACAACGTTATTAATACACCTGCTGAAATTCCATTAACCCAGTATAAAGACCTGAATTCGCTTTGGGGTAATCCAAATAACTTTTATAATGATTATTACCAAAGCCCTTACTTTGGTTTGCAAGATCAAAGACAAAAAGAGCGTAAAGACCAGGTATTAGGTAATTTATCATTAGGCTACAAAGCTACTTCATGGTTAGATTTATTGGTACGTGGTGGTATAAGTACAACTTACCAGTATGATAAATATACACAAGCGGCATTTACTTATTCAGATTTTGCAAAAGCAAGCGGTAAGTCTATTGCAGTAAATGATATTCTTTCGTCAACAAGTGCCAACAACCAGTACCTTACACGTTACAACGGTGATTTCCTGGCTACATTCCATAAAAATGTTAAAGATTTCAGCCTTAGAGCTATTGCTGGTGCGCAGTTAATTGATGACCAGAAGCAATACATGAGTGTTGGTGCCGGCACCTTGGTTATCCCTAACTTTTACAATGTAGGTAACGTTTCAGGTATACCTTCTGCTGGTGAAAGTATGTTACGTTACCGAACCTTCGGTTTATTTGGCGACTTAACTGTAGGATATAAAGATTGGTTATTCTTACATGGTTCAGGCCGCCAGGATAAAGACTCAAGGTTAGCACGTGGTAACAGGCAATTCTTTTACCCGGCTGTAGATGCATCTTTTGTTTTTACAGATGCTATCCCTGCACTTAAAAACAATCACATCCTGTCATCTGGTAAGTTAAGAGCAGGTATCTCTAAAGTATACACTGTACAGTTAGACCCATATCAGCTACAGTCAACATTTGGTGTAGGCGGTGGTTTCCCTTATGGTAATGTGGCAGGTTTCTCTGTAGGAAATACAGTTTATGACCCAACTTTAAAGCCTGAAAAATCGATACAAAAAGAGATTGGTTTAGATTTAGGCTTCCTGGATAACCGCATCACTTTAGAAACGTCTGCCTATACAGGTGTAACTTCAGATCAGGAGATCAAAACAGGTATTAACATATCAAACACTACAGGCTTTAGTTCTGCAGTAATTAATACAGGCTCTGGCCGTACAAGTGGTATAGAGGTTGCAATTGCTGCATCTCCGGTTATCTCACTTAGCAACGGTTTCCGTTGGAATGTAAGCGTTAACTATTCTTATAATACTAACAAAGTACTTTCGGTTTACCAGGGACTTGACCGTATCAGCATTGGTAACTTCAACTACATTGTGCAAGGCTTACCTTATCCTCAGTTAGTGGGTAGCGATTATGCAAGAGACCCGCAAGGCCGTGTGATTGTAAGTCCTGTAACAGGTTTACCAAGTCAGGCTAATACAAACGTTATATTCGGACAGTCTAACCCTAAAAACATTTTAGGTCTAACTACCAGTTTCCAATTTAAAGGCTTCACGTTGGCCGGTACTGCCGAGCTACGTTCAGGTGCATATTTTTATAACGATTTTGCCGGTACACTTGATTTCTCTGGTATTAGCTATACTTCTGCAGAAACTGGCCGTCAACGCTTTGTATATCCAAATTCAGTTATTCAAACAGCACCAGGCGTGTATGTTCCCAATACCAATATTACTACTAACAGCGGTAGCGGCGATTTTTGGGCTAATGCTATCCGCACTGGTATTAACTCAAACTATGTTACCAGTGCAGATTTTATTAAGATCCGTGAATTGTCATTATCATATGACGTACCTGCAAGATATTTGAGAGGCCAGAAAGTTATCAAAAAAGCAAGCATTGGCTTAGTTGGCCGTAACCTGTTTATGTTCAGGCCTAAATCAAACATTTATACAGACCCTGAGATAAATGCCCAAACAGACAATGCGCAAGGTGTGAGCAACCTTAATCAAACTCCGCCAACACGTCTATATGGTTTCACCGCAAGCATTGGATTTTAA